From the Lolium rigidum isolate FL_2022 chromosome 2, APGP_CSIRO_Lrig_0.1, whole genome shotgun sequence genome, one window contains:
- the LOC124692893 gene encoding SPX domain-containing membrane protein OsI_08463 isoform X2 codes for MVNFGKVLVSDQLEEWKEYYINYKMMKKKLKHYVQQTQNGGRNHEQVLKEFSRMLDDQIEKVVLFLLKQQGHLASRIEKLGEQRAMLTEQSDISQVSQVRDAYRQVGLDLVKLLRFVDMNATGIRKILKKFDKRFGYRFTDYYVSTRANHPYSQLQPIFKQVGIVAVAGALTRNLASLQNHHGSYTSIYDHPSITLKDPVIEQINHSVQKLTNSTTFLKFLGQHALIVPEDVQTSSDDLVDDQSYHFMSLMLNLVNTFLYMVNTYIIVPTADDYSVSLGAAATVCGVVIGSMAVAQVFSSVYFSAWSNKSYFRPLVFSSIMLFSGNLLYALAYDFNSITVLILGRLLCGLGSARAVNRRYISDCVPLKIRLKASAGFVSASALGMACGPGLAGLLQTEFKIYGVTFNQNTLPGWVMCLAWVVNLIWLWISFKEPDHIAKENAANTQSSDSNHRRSDNLEDGLAQPLLTEEKERQDENVKDDDDKEEDRKECHKPATSLAAAYRLLTPSVKVQLLIYFMLKFTMEILLSESSVVTSFYFNWSTGSVAIFLAVLGLTVLPVNIIVGSYVTNLFEDRQILVASEIMVLIGIAASFHFTSSYSVPQYVTSAIITFVFAEVLEGVNLSLLSRVMSSRLSRGTYNGGLLSTEAGTLARVTADVTITAAGYLGQSQLLNATLVPSLVICLASIAATFGTYNSLY; via the exons ATGGTTAATTTCGGGAAGGTCTTGGTGTCAGATCAATTGGAAGAGTGGAAAGA ATACTACATTAATTACAAAATGATGAAGAAAAAGTTAAAACATTATGTCCAGCAGACCCAAAATGGTGGAAGAAATCATGAACAGGTTCTTAAAGAGTTCTCAAGAATGCTTGACGATCAG attgaaaAGGTTGTGCTCTTTCTCTTGAAACAGCAAGGCCATCTTGCTAGCAGGATCGAAAAATTGGGAGAACAGCGTGCTATGCTCACAGAACAGTCTGATATATCCCAGGTTTCTCAAGTGCGAGACGCTTATCGTCAAGTCGGGCTTGATCTTGTGAAGCTCCTTAGATTTGTTGATATGAATGCTACTGGAATCCGGAAGATACTTAAGAAGTTTGATAAACGCTTCGGCTATAGATTTACAGACTATTATGTCTCAACTCGTGCGAATCATCCTTATTCTCAGCTTCAGCCGATCTTCAAACAAGTG GGTATTGTAGCTGTTGCTGGTGCTCTGACACGAAACCTTGCATCTCTGCAAAATCATCATGGAAGCTATACGTCAATCTATGACCATCCATCAATTACCTTGAAG GATCCTGTCATAGAACAAATAAATCATTCAGTACAAAAACTCACGAACTCCACAACCTTCCTGAAATTCCTAGGGCAACACGCACTCATTGTTCCAGAAGATGTGCAAACTAGCTCAGACGATCTTGTTGATGACCAGAGCTACCATTTCATGTCGCTGATGCTCAACCTAGTGAACACATTCCTCTACATGGTAAACACATATATCATCGTTCCGACCGCAGATGACTATTCGGTGAGCCTTGGCGCAGCGGCAACCGTCTGCGGTGTGGTCATCGGGTCGATGGCAGTTGCCCAAGTGTTCTCCTCGGTTTATTTTAGTGCCTGGTCAAATAAGTCGTACTTCAGACCCCTTGTATTCAGCAGCATCATGCTGTTTTCAGGGAACCTGCTGTATGCTTTGGCGTATGATTTCAATTCCATAACTGTTCTCATTCTTGGCCGGCTACTCTGCGG GCTGGGTTCTGCCAGAGCTGTGAACCGTCGGTATATCAGCGACTGTGTGCCTCTGAAAATCAGGCTGAAGGCCTCTGCAGGGTTCGTTAGTGCTAGTGCACTTGGAATGGCATGCGGTCCTGGGCTTGCTGGTTTGCTGCAGACAGAGTTCAAGATCTACGGTGTCACCTTTAATCAGAACACCTTGCCCGGGTGGGTCATGTGCCTTGCTTGGGTTGTTAACTTGATTTGGCTGTGGATTTCATTCAAAGAGCCAGATCACATTGCTAAAGAGAACGCAGCCAACACACAGTCATCTGATTCCA ACCATCGACGAAGTGACAATTTAGAGGATGGTCTAGCACAACCTTTACTCACGGAGGAGAAGGAGAGACAGGATGAAAATGTCAAGGATGATGACGACAAGGAGGAAGACCGTAAAGAATGTCATAAGCCAGCAACATCTCTTGCCGCAGCATACAGATTGCTCACGCCCTCTGTTAAG GTTCAGTTATTGATCTACTTCATGCTCAAGTTTACAATGGAAATTCTACTCTCAGAGTCGAGTGTTGTCACTTCGTTCTATTTTAACTGGTCCACGGGTAGTGTGGCCATCTTTCTAGCAGTTCTTGGGCTGACAGTTCTTCCGGTCAATATCATCGTGGGAAGCTACGTTACCAACTTGTTTGAAGACAG GCAAATTTTGGTGGCGTCTGAAATCATGGTCCTGATCGGCATCGCCGCGAGCTTCCATTTCACCTCAAGCTACTCCGTTCCACAATACGTCACGTCGGCTATCATCACGTTTGTGTTCGCCGAGGTGCTGGAAG GGGTCAACCTGTCCCTTCTTTCCCGGGTGATGTCGTCGAGGCTTTCCCGGGGTACCTACAACGGCGGGCTCCTCTCGACGGAGGCCGGGACGCTGGCCCGGGTCACCGCGGACGTGACGATCACAGCGGCGGGGTATCTGGGGCAGAGCCAGCTCCTGAACGCCACCCTGGTCCCGTCCTTGGTCATCTGCCTAGCCTCCATCGCCGCGACGTTCGGCACTTACAACAGCCTGTACTGA
- the LOC124692893 gene encoding SPX domain-containing membrane protein OsI_08463 isoform X1 has product MVNFGKVLVSDQLEEWKEYYINYKMMKKKLKHYVQQTQNGGRNHEQVLKEFSRMLDDQIEKVVLFLLKQQGHLASRIEKLGEQRAMLTEQSDISQVSQVRDAYRQVGLDLVKLLRFVDMNATGIRKILKKFDKRFGYRFTDYYVSTRANHPYSQLQPIFKQVGIVAVAGALTRNLASLQNHHGSYTSIYDHPSITLKDPVIEQINHSVQKLTNSTTFLKFLGQHALIVPEDVQTSSDDLVDDQSYHFMSLMLNLVNTFLYMVNTYIIVPTADDYSVSLGAAATVCGVVIGSMAVAQVFSSVYFSAWSNKSYFRPLVFSSIMLFSGNLLYALAYDFNSITVLILGRLLCGLGSARAVNRRYISDCVPLKIRLKASAGFVSASALGMACGPGLAGLLQTEFKIYGVTFNQNTLPGWVMCLAWVVNLIWLWISFKEPDHIAKENAANTQSSDSTDHRRSDNLEDGLAQPLLTEEKERQDENVKDDDDKEEDRKECHKPATSLAAAYRLLTPSVKVQLLIYFMLKFTMEILLSESSVVTSFYFNWSTGSVAIFLAVLGLTVLPVNIIVGSYVTNLFEDRQILVASEIMVLIGIAASFHFTSSYSVPQYVTSAIITFVFAEVLEGVNLSLLSRVMSSRLSRGTYNGGLLSTEAGTLARVTADVTITAAGYLGQSQLLNATLVPSLVICLASIAATFGTYNSLY; this is encoded by the exons ATGGTTAATTTCGGGAAGGTCTTGGTGTCAGATCAATTGGAAGAGTGGAAAGA ATACTACATTAATTACAAAATGATGAAGAAAAAGTTAAAACATTATGTCCAGCAGACCCAAAATGGTGGAAGAAATCATGAACAGGTTCTTAAAGAGTTCTCAAGAATGCTTGACGATCAG attgaaaAGGTTGTGCTCTTTCTCTTGAAACAGCAAGGCCATCTTGCTAGCAGGATCGAAAAATTGGGAGAACAGCGTGCTATGCTCACAGAACAGTCTGATATATCCCAGGTTTCTCAAGTGCGAGACGCTTATCGTCAAGTCGGGCTTGATCTTGTGAAGCTCCTTAGATTTGTTGATATGAATGCTACTGGAATCCGGAAGATACTTAAGAAGTTTGATAAACGCTTCGGCTATAGATTTACAGACTATTATGTCTCAACTCGTGCGAATCATCCTTATTCTCAGCTTCAGCCGATCTTCAAACAAGTG GGTATTGTAGCTGTTGCTGGTGCTCTGACACGAAACCTTGCATCTCTGCAAAATCATCATGGAAGCTATACGTCAATCTATGACCATCCATCAATTACCTTGAAG GATCCTGTCATAGAACAAATAAATCATTCAGTACAAAAACTCACGAACTCCACAACCTTCCTGAAATTCCTAGGGCAACACGCACTCATTGTTCCAGAAGATGTGCAAACTAGCTCAGACGATCTTGTTGATGACCAGAGCTACCATTTCATGTCGCTGATGCTCAACCTAGTGAACACATTCCTCTACATGGTAAACACATATATCATCGTTCCGACCGCAGATGACTATTCGGTGAGCCTTGGCGCAGCGGCAACCGTCTGCGGTGTGGTCATCGGGTCGATGGCAGTTGCCCAAGTGTTCTCCTCGGTTTATTTTAGTGCCTGGTCAAATAAGTCGTACTTCAGACCCCTTGTATTCAGCAGCATCATGCTGTTTTCAGGGAACCTGCTGTATGCTTTGGCGTATGATTTCAATTCCATAACTGTTCTCATTCTTGGCCGGCTACTCTGCGG GCTGGGTTCTGCCAGAGCTGTGAACCGTCGGTATATCAGCGACTGTGTGCCTCTGAAAATCAGGCTGAAGGCCTCTGCAGGGTTCGTTAGTGCTAGTGCACTTGGAATGGCATGCGGTCCTGGGCTTGCTGGTTTGCTGCAGACAGAGTTCAAGATCTACGGTGTCACCTTTAATCAGAACACCTTGCCCGGGTGGGTCATGTGCCTTGCTTGGGTTGTTAACTTGATTTGGCTGTGGATTTCATTCAAAGAGCCAGATCACATTGCTAAAGAGAACGCAGCCAACACACAGTCATCTGATTCCA CAGACCATCGACGAAGTGACAATTTAGAGGATGGTCTAGCACAACCTTTACTCACGGAGGAGAAGGAGAGACAGGATGAAAATGTCAAGGATGATGACGACAAGGAGGAAGACCGTAAAGAATGTCATAAGCCAGCAACATCTCTTGCCGCAGCATACAGATTGCTCACGCCCTCTGTTAAG GTTCAGTTATTGATCTACTTCATGCTCAAGTTTACAATGGAAATTCTACTCTCAGAGTCGAGTGTTGTCACTTCGTTCTATTTTAACTGGTCCACGGGTAGTGTGGCCATCTTTCTAGCAGTTCTTGGGCTGACAGTTCTTCCGGTCAATATCATCGTGGGAAGCTACGTTACCAACTTGTTTGAAGACAG GCAAATTTTGGTGGCGTCTGAAATCATGGTCCTGATCGGCATCGCCGCGAGCTTCCATTTCACCTCAAGCTACTCCGTTCCACAATACGTCACGTCGGCTATCATCACGTTTGTGTTCGCCGAGGTGCTGGAAG GGGTCAACCTGTCCCTTCTTTCCCGGGTGATGTCGTCGAGGCTTTCCCGGGGTACCTACAACGGCGGGCTCCTCTCGACGGAGGCCGGGACGCTGGCCCGGGTCACCGCGGACGTGACGATCACAGCGGCGGGGTATCTGGGGCAGAGCCAGCTCCTGAACGCCACCCTGGTCCCGTCCTTGGTCATCTGCCTAGCCTCCATCGCCGCGACGTTCGGCACTTACAACAGCCTGTACTGA
- the LOC124690516 gene encoding protein HOTHEAD-like, with protein MAFFILTGLFVLLSVSQQALGQNYTFMREATHAPPVAYYDYIVIGGGTAGCPLAATLSRRYRVLVLERGGSPYDDDRVLNMAHFADVLSDTSASSPSQRFVSEEGVINSRPRVLGGGSCLNAGFFSRAGAGYVRAAGWDAREVLSAYRWVEDVVAFQPELGPWQAAVRRGLLETGVVPDNGFTYDHIPGTKVGGSIFDPEGRRHTAADLLRYSRPEGIDVLLRARVARILFSYKGTKPVARGVVYRDSQGIIHVAYLNQGDANEIILSAGALGSPQLLMLSGVGPADHLRSYGLDVVVDNSEVGQGMSDNPMNAIFVPSPSPVELSLIQVVGITRFGSYIEGASGADWTTRTASTSTGTPERSFGMFSPQTGQLSTVPPKQRTPEAIARAVEAMSRVPDAAMRGGFILEKVLGPQSAGSLALRNLDPDDNPVVSFNYFAHPDDLRRCVAGIEEIERVIRSRAFARFAYPNFAFPAMLNVTAEFPVNLMRANVRGGSDPAALERFCRDTVMTIWHYHGGCQVGRVVDRDYRVLGIDALRVIDGSTFNASPGTNPQATVMMLGRYMGVKIQKERMLNEGSG; from the exons ATGGCGTTCTTCATCCTCACGGGCTTGTTCGTGCTCCTATCCGTCTCCCAGCAAG CCTTGGGCCAGAACTACACGTTCATGAGGGAGGCGACGCACGCGCCGCCGGTGGCGTACTACGACtacatcgtcatcggcggcggcacGGCGGGCTGCCCGCTGGCGGCGACGCTGTCGAGGCGGTACCGCGTGCTGGTGCTGGAGCGCGGCGGCTCCCCGTACGACGACGACCGCGTGCTGAACATGGCGCACTTCGCGGACGTGCTGTCGGACACGTCGGCGTCGTCGCCGTCGCAGCGGTTCGTGTCGGAGGAGGGCGTGATCAACTCGCGGCCCCGGGTGCTGGGCGGCGGCAGCTGCCTCAACGCGGGCTTCTTCTCGCGCGCCGGCGCCGGGTACGTGCGGGCCGCCGGGTGGGACGCCAGGGAGGTGCTGAGCGCGTACAGGTGGGTGGAGGACGTGGTGGCGTTCCAGCCGGAGCTGGGGCCATGGCAGGCGGCGGTGCGGAGGGGGCTGCTGGAGACCGGCGTGGTGCCAGACAACGGGTTCACGTACGACCACATCCCCGGCACCAAGGTCGGCGGCTCCATCTTCGACCCGGAGGGCCGGCGCCACACGGCGGCCGACCTGCTCCGGTACTCCCGCCCCGAAGGGATCGACGTGCTTCTCCGGGCTAGAGTCGCCAGGATCTTGTTCAGTTACAAAG GGACCAAGCCCGTGGCGCGCGGCGTGGTGTACCGCGACTCGCAGGGCATCATCCACGTCGCGTACCTCAACCAGGGCGACGCCAACGAGATCATCCTCTCGGCGGGGGCGCTGGGCAGCCCGCAGCTGCTGATGCTGAGCGGCGTTGGCCCCGCCGACCACCTCCGCTCCTACGGCCTCGACGTGGTGGTCGACAACTCCGAGGTCGGGCAGGGCATGTCCGACAACCCCATGAACGCCATCTTCGTGCCGTCGCCATCCCCGGTCGAGCTCTCGCTCATCCAGGTCGTCGGCATCACCAGGTTCGGCAGCTACATCGAGGGCGCCAGCGGGGCCGACTGGACCACCCGCACGGCCTCCACCAGTACCGGCACGCCGGAGCGCAGCTTCGGCATGTTCTCCCCGCAGACGGGGCAGCTCTCGACGGTGCCGCCGAAGCAGCGCACGCCGGAGGCCATCGCGCGCGCCGTGGAGGCCATGAGCCGGGTGCCCGACGCGGCCATGCGCGGCGGGTTCATCCTGGAGAAGGTGCTCGGCCCGCAGTCCGCGGGAAGCCTCGCGCTCCGCAACCTGGACCCCGACGACAACCCCGTCGTCAGCTTCAACTACTTCGCCCACCCGGACGACCTCCGCCGCTGCGTCGCCGGCATCGAGGAGATCGAGCGGGTCATCCGCTCCAGGGCGTTCGCGCGGTTCGCCTACCCCAACTTCGCCTTCCCGGCGATGCTCAACGTCACGGCGGAGTTCCCCGTCAACCTGATGCGTGCCAACGTGCGCGGCGGCAGCGACCCCGCGGCGCTCGAGCGCTTCTGCAGGGACACCGTCATGACCATCTGGCACTACCACGGCGGCTGCCAGGTCGGAAGAGTTGTGGACCGCGACTACCGCGTCCTCGGCATTGATGCGCTGCGCGTCATCGACGGCTCCACCTTCAATGCCTCGCCGGGGACTAACCCGCAGGCCACCGTCATGATGCTCGGCAG GTACATGGGAGTCAAAATCCAAAAGGAGAGGATGCTGAACGAAGGATCAGGGTGA